From one Aspergillus fumigatus Af293 chromosome 8, whole genome shotgun sequence genomic stretch:
- a CDS encoding putative beta-N-acetylglucosaminidase: MAPKEDTLPPGWEDLDRQMGQLFMMGFDGTSVNPQIRSLIENYHLGSVLLTAKNLKSAEEATRLVLELQTIARDAGHPVPLLIALDQENGGVNSLYDEIYIRQFPSAMGIAATGSKSLAHDVAYATAQELKAVGVNWILGPVLDVLTNVRTQPLGVRTTGDDPQEVSQYGVEFMKGYKKAGLVTCGKHFPSYGNLEFLGSQTDVPIITESLEQLSLTALVPFRNAIVHGLDSMMVGGVSMSSAGVNVMHACLSEQVVDDLLRKDLKFNGVVVSECLEMEALTHNIGVGGGTVMAKNAGCDIILLCRSFPVQQEAINGLKLGVENGIIGRARIEQSLRRVLKMKAKCTSWDQALNPPGLPSLMQMQPSHTSLSKRAYNNSISVVRDKQNLLPLSNIIEPNEELLLLTPLVKPLPASAVSRSVTEHMNLSIDPIASDRTASVLSGESVFKELGRSLSRQRSGRVLHTSYTANGVRPIHENLIDRASAVIVVTADANRNLYQHGFTKHVSLICRSQFSPSGEPREKPMIVIAASSPYDFAMDTSIGTYVCTYDFTETALEALVKVLYGELTPKGSLPGSISRSQKLHQARQHWLVENWNEERDAQSLDTLLDAVRADCAQGQRSELLGVTSSSFLLRSEEIDEAHFVVRNSSTQALYGFCSTYFFRSTGTGVIGSLIVDPARRKLSIGNSLHNRAIRTLLQRKGMRRFQLGSRLPGIYLGIPSSNPVERKRLRQWFANLGWNTALSRPVCSVVLRNLPTWTPPDGLIQGLKNADVSYDLVHGWDYAEPILDHIKTNSRQGLIDIYKIALGGAPNCGIIRATRPSDGAILGTVVIYNGRSSLAEHMPVLKATQPSSGGISSPVISPSVGEYATVMQGLVLLGIKQIRRQGAEAVVIDCVDGDSNFDCLSGMGFSMLHSFEEVNCDAATWTMMPTT; the protein is encoded by the exons ATGGCCCCAAAAGAGGATACGCTGCCCCCTGGCTGGGAGGATCTAGACAG ACAGATGGGGCAGctcttcatgatgggctTCGATGGGACGTCAGTCAATCCCCAAATTCGCTCTCTTATCGAGAATTACCATCTGGGCTCAGTTCTGTTGACAGCCAAGAACTTAAAAT ctgcagaagaggCAACGCGACTGGTGCTTGAGTTACAAACAATCGCCCGAGATGCTGGCCATCCTGTGCCTTTACTTATTGCCTTGGACCAGGAAAATGGCGGTGTGAATAGCCTGTACGATGAAATCTACATTCGACAGTTCCCCAGCGCAATGGGAATCGCAGCAACTGGCTCAAAGTCACTGGCTCATGATGTCGCATATGCTACAGCCCAAGAGCTGAAAGCCGTAGGGGTCAACTGGATCCTTGGCCCTGTACTAGACGTTTTGACTAACGTACGAACCCAGCCGCTGGGGGTTCGCACTACCGGCGATGATCCCCAGGAGGTGTCGCAATATGGCGTTGAGTTTATGAAAGGCTACAAAAAAGCAGGATTGGTGACATGTGGCAAACACTTTCCGTCCTATGGTAACCTCGAATTTCTTGGGTCTCAAACAGACGttcccatcatcaccgagtCGCTGGAGCAGCTCAGCTTAACAGCGCTGGTCCCATTCCGCAATGCCATAGTCCACGGTTTAGATTCGATGATGGTGGGAGGTGTCTCAATGTCGTCTGCCGGTGTGAACGTCATGCATGCTTGTTTGAGTGAGCAGGTTGTTGATGACTTGCTGCGGAAAGATTTGAAATTCAATGGTGTGGTGGTTTCTGAGTGCTTGGAGATGGAGGCTCTCACTCATAATATCGGTGTCGGCGGCGGAACAGTGATGGCGAAGAATGCGGGCTGTGATATAATCCTCTTGTGTAGATCCTTTCCGGTGCAACAGGAGGCGATCAATGGTTTGAAGCTCGGGGTGGAGAACGGCATCATTGGTCGGGCTCGCATAGAGCAATCTTTGCGCCGGGTTTTGAAAATGAAGGCGAAATGCACCTCTTGGGACCAAGCCCTGAACCCTCCGGGGCTGCCATCTCTAATGCAGATGCAACCATCTCATACCAGCCTCTCCAAAAGGGCATACAACAACTCTATTTCAGTTGTACGTGATAAGCAGAATTTGCTTCCGCTGTCCAACATCATTGAGCCTAATGAGGAATTGCTACTTTTGACTCCGCTTGTCAAGCCACTGCCCGCATCTGCAGTCTCTCGTTCGGTGACGGAGCACATGAATCTTTCTATCGACCCGATTGCTTCAGATAGAACCGCCTCTGTGCTGAGCGGTGAGAGTGTTTTCAAGGAACTGGGTCGTTCTCTCTCACGTCAAAGAAGTGGTCGTGTTCTACATACATCTTACACGGCCAATGGCGTCCGACCAATCCACGAGAATTTAATAGATCGGGCTAGTGCCGTCATTGTCGTCACTGCCGATGCAAACAGGAACTTGTACCAGCATGGCTTCACGAAACATGTCTCTCTAATCTGTAGGTCTCAGTTTTCTCCATCGGGCGAGCCGCGAGAGAAGCCTATGATCGTCATCGCCGCTAGTTCCCCATATGATTTTGCCATGGATACGTCCATTGGTACCTATGTCTGCACTTACGATTTCACAGAGACCGCTTTGGAGGCGTTGGTCAAAGTTCTCTACGGAGAATTGACACCAAAAGGCTCATTGCCGGGTTCTATCAGCCGcagccagaagctccatCAAGCGCGGCAGCACTGGCTTGTAGAAAACTGGAATGAAGAGAGAGATGCCCAGTCCTTGGATACTTTACTGGATGCAGTCAGAGCGGATTGCGCGCAGGGTCAGCGTTCTGAGCTGCTAGGTGTGACATCCAGCAGCTTTTTATTACGAAGcgaagagattgatgaggCGCACTTTGTTGTACGAAACAGCAGTACGCAGGCTTTGTACGGATTCTGCTCGACTTATTTCTTTAGGTCGACGGGCACAGGCGTTATTGGATCTTTGATTGTTGATCCTGCAAGACGGAAATTATCTATCGGGAACTCACTGCACAACCGCGCAATCCGAACACTTCTTCAGCGAAAGGGAATGAGGAGGTTTCAGCTAGGTTCTCGACTCCCAGGCATATACTTAGGCATTCCGTCTTCGAATCCAGTGGAGCGTAAGAGGTTACGCCAGTGGTTTGCCAACCTTGGCTGGAACACTGCCCTTTCGCGGCCGGTTTGCAGTGTGGTGCTGCGGAATCTTCCAACATGGACGCCGCCTGATGGCCTCATACAGGGGTTGAAAAATGCCGACGTCTCCTACGATCTTGTTCATGGGTGGGATTACGCGGAGCCTATCcttgatcacatcaagaCGAATTCTCGACAAGGACTTATTGATATATACAAGATCGCTTTGGGAGGAGCACCAAACTGTGGCATAATACGGGCCACGCGGCCGAGCGATGGAGCAATTCTGGGTACCGTGGTGATATACAACGGACGGTCGTCATTGGCAGAGCACATGCCTGTGCTGAAAGCCACACAACCGTCGAGCGGAGGCATATCGTCTCCAGTAATTTCTCCGTCTGTTGGCGAGTATGCTACGGTGATGCAGGGGCTCGTATTACTGGGCATCAAACAAATTCGGAGACAAGGCGCAGAGGCTGTTGTCATTGACTGC GTTGATGGCGACAGCAATTTCGATTGCCTGTCTGGAATGGGCTTCAGCATGCTGCATAGCTTCGAGGAAGTGAACTGCGATGCAGCAACCTGGACCATGATGCCAACGACGTGA